In Polaribacter sp. L3A8, a genomic segment contains:
- the murI gene encoding glutamate racemase, with translation MVNNNKFPIGIFDSGVGGTSIWKEINTLLPQENTIYLSDSKNAPYGEKSKQDIINLSIKNTEFLLAQNCKIIIVACNTATTNAIKVLRKKYNIPFIGIEPAIKTAALHTKTNKIGILATKGTLNSELFEKTAHTINQKIIRKEIIGKGLVELIEGGKLHSKEMTSLLSTYINPLIEDNVDCLVLGCTHYPYLIPQIRKLVGNKIQIIDSGEAVAKQTKNILEKHKLINSCKEKSFHQFFINKEKNVLEILMTSKDENLKITEKEF, from the coding sequence ATGGTAAATAACAACAAATTTCCTATTGGTATATTCGATTCTGGTGTTGGGGGAACTTCTATATGGAAAGAAATTAACACACTCTTACCACAAGAGAATACTATTTATCTTTCGGACAGTAAAAATGCCCCATACGGTGAAAAAAGCAAACAAGATATTATTAATTTATCTATTAAAAATACCGAATTCTTATTAGCACAAAATTGTAAAATAATAATTGTTGCTTGCAATACTGCAACTACAAATGCCATTAAAGTATTAAGAAAAAAATATAACATTCCGTTTATAGGCATAGAACCCGCAATAAAAACAGCTGCTTTACATACCAAAACAAATAAAATTGGCATACTTGCAACAAAAGGAACTTTAAACAGTGAATTGTTTGAAAAAACAGCACATACTATCAATCAAAAAATAATCCGTAAAGAAATTATTGGCAAAGGTTTGGTTGAGCTAATTGAAGGCGGAAAGTTACATTCTAAAGAGATGACATCCTTATTATCAACCTACATTAATCCTTTAATAGAAGATAACGTAGATTGCTTAGTTTTGGGTTGTACACACTACCCTTACCTTATTCCACAAATAAGAAAACTTGTTGGTAACAAAATTCAGATTATAGATTCTGGAGAAGCAGTTGCTAAACAAACAAAAAATATTCTAGAAAAACATAAATTAATAAACTCATGTAAAGAGAAAAGTTTTCATCAATTTTTTATCAATAAAGAAAAAAATGTCTTAGAAATATTAATGACCAGCAAAGACGAAAACCTAAAAATTACTGAAAAAGAATTTTAG
- a CDS encoding IS30 family transposase — MELKKHRRLTLKERVIIQTLLIEKKSKSYIAKKLKRAPSTITREVNKWVQKKEDNYDAELAHWCVKEDYLNKRNLDKISTYSLLKFFVYRGLLSNWTPEQISGRLKELYPNDPIMSISHEAIYRHIYTRPQARLNKKLIKLLVRKKTRRRTPKKRRGGGSKIINQVSIDNRPQHIELRNEVGHWEGDLVIGKNHKSAIGTIVERKTRFTLIVKLESKKAGEVANEFSKILNKLNPIYKKTMTYDNGIEMARHEKITQNTGMKIYFAHPYSSWERGTNENTNGLIRRYLPKGTNFNEIDINQLLIIQEKLNNRPRKIIGYKTPKEMMDLELKFVA; from the coding sequence ATGGAATTAAAAAAACATAGAAGATTAACTTTAAAAGAAAGAGTGATTATTCAGACACTTTTAATAGAAAAAAAGTCAAAATCATACATCGCTAAAAAACTAAAAAGAGCACCCTCAACAATTACAAGAGAAGTGAATAAATGGGTGCAGAAAAAGGAAGATAATTACGATGCTGAACTTGCTCATTGGTGTGTTAAAGAAGATTATTTAAACAAAAGAAACTTAGATAAAATAAGTACATATTCTCTACTTAAATTTTTTGTCTATAGAGGCCTTTTGTCAAACTGGACACCTGAACAAATTTCAGGAAGACTCAAAGAGCTGTATCCTAATGATCCAATAATGTCTATTTCTCACGAAGCTATTTATAGACATATTTACACAAGACCACAAGCACGTTTAAACAAAAAATTAATCAAACTATTAGTACGTAAAAAAACAAGACGTAGAACCCCTAAAAAAAGACGTGGTGGCGGATCTAAAATAATAAACCAAGTAAGTATTGACAATAGACCACAGCATATTGAACTTAGAAATGAAGTCGGACATTGGGAAGGTGATTTAGTCATTGGAAAGAACCATAAAAGCGCTATTGGAACTATAGTAGAACGCAAAACTAGATTTACTTTAATTGTAAAATTAGAGTCCAAAAAAGCAGGTGAAGTAGCCAATGAGTTTTCTAAAATATTAAACAAATTAAATCCTATTTATAAAAAAACAATGACTTACGACAACGGAATTGAAATGGCTAGACACGAAAAAATTACTCAAAATACGGGAATGAAAATATACTTTGCTCACCCCTATTCTTCCTGGGAAAGAGGAACAAATGAAAATACGAACGGACTCATTAGAAGGTATCTGCCAAAGGGAACTAATTTTAATGAAATTGACATTAATCAACTCCTAATTATTCAAGAAAAATTGAACAACAGACCTCGAAAAATTATTGGTTATAAAACACCTAAAGAAATGATGGATTTAGAACTTAAATTTGTAGCTTAG
- a CDS encoding PorP/SprF family type IX secretion system membrane protein, with the protein MKLNYVRFCLLCVFFFSVKNYAQETLPIYQDYLSDNVYLVHPSAAGIGNSSKLRFTARQQWAGIPDAPSLQTLSYHTRFGEETNAAFGVVLFNDKNGYHSQKGIQGTYAYHLQLSDGHFFEQLSFGLSFTFVQNQSDQRSFESDDVAAIVQSTSYYNSDFGAAYHRGGFSSYFTVKNLFLTAKNNLNIQESLDLRNYVFSAGYYYDKFYHFQLEPSFMLQLKESTGQRIADFNIKAYKTFKKTQMWVALSYRRSFDSNAINNAQFISPIIGLNYKNLLFSYTYTNQLESVVLTNTSIQ; encoded by the coding sequence ATGAAATTAAATTACGTACGATTTTGCCTTCTATGTGTTTTCTTTTTTTCTGTTAAAAATTACGCACAAGAGACCTTACCGATTTATCAAGATTATTTATCGGATAATGTGTATTTGGTTCATCCATCTGCAGCAGGTATTGGTAACTCTAGTAAATTACGTTTTACGGCAAGGCAACAATGGGCGGGTATACCAGATGCTCCTTCTTTACAAACGTTAAGTTATCATACTAGGTTTGGAGAGGAAACGAATGCTGCATTTGGGGTTGTGCTATTTAATGATAAAAATGGATATCATTCTCAAAAAGGAATTCAAGGAACATATGCCTATCACTTACAATTAAGTGATGGTCATTTTTTTGAGCAACTTTCGTTTGGTTTATCATTTACTTTTGTTCAAAATCAATCAGACCAAAGGTCTTTTGAAAGTGATGATGTAGCTGCTATTGTTCAAAGTACAAGTTATTACAATTCAGATTTTGGAGCTGCCTACCATAGAGGTGGTTTTTCATCTTATTTTACGGTTAAAAATTTATTTTTAACAGCTAAAAATAATTTGAATATTCAAGAATCTTTAGACTTAAGAAACTATGTTTTTTCTGCAGGATATTATTATGATAAGTTTTATCATTTTCAATTAGAACCATCATTTATGTTGCAGTTAAAGGAAAGTACCGGACAACGTATAGCAGATTTTAATATAAAAGCCTACAAGACATTTAAAAAAACTCAGATGTGGGTAGCATTATCTTATAGAAGAAGTTTCGATTCAAATGCTATTAATAATGCTCAATTTATATCGCCAATAATTGGTTTAAATTATAAGAACCTACTATTTTCATATACGTATACAAACCAGTTAGAAAGTGTTGTTTTAACCAATACCTCCATTCAATAA
- a CDS encoding sulfite exporter TauE/SafE family protein produces MFLSAIIFGLLGSFHCVGMCGPIAFMLPIDRKNKTKGFFQILIYHLGRLFSYSLIGLLFGFLGKGFYFFGFQQQLSIIVGVSMILVIIFPKFFSKVNFSKGISKVILKVKNALGKELKKKRNDTFFTIGFLNGFLPCGLVYMAVFGALATTNAFSGSLYMFLFGLGTIPLMTSVVYLGNFTKGAFRKRIKKAIPVVVVFIGVLFVLRGLGLGIPYISPAPMVDLVTSNSSCH; encoded by the coding sequence ATGTTTCTATCAGCAATTATATTTGGTTTATTAGGCAGTTTCCATTGCGTTGGCATGTGTGGACCAATTGCTTTTATGTTACCTATTGATAGAAAAAACAAAACAAAAGGCTTTTTTCAAATTTTAATTTATCATTTAGGAAGATTATTTAGCTATAGTTTAATAGGATTGTTATTTGGTTTTCTAGGAAAAGGGTTTTATTTCTTTGGGTTTCAACAACAACTCTCAATAATAGTTGGTGTTAGCATGATTTTGGTTATCATTTTTCCAAAGTTTTTCTCAAAAGTAAATTTTTCAAAAGGAATTAGTAAAGTCATTTTGAAAGTAAAAAATGCCTTAGGAAAAGAGTTGAAGAAAAAAAGAAACGATACTTTTTTTACCATTGGTTTTTTAAATGGATTTTTACCTTGTGGTTTAGTGTATATGGCTGTTTTTGGTGCTTTAGCAACAACAAATGCTTTTTCTGGTAGCTTATATATGTTTTTATTTGGTCTAGGCACAATTCCGCTAATGACTTCGGTTGTATATTTAGGTAATTTTACCAAAGGCGCTTTTAGAAAAAGAATAAAAAAAGCAATACCAGTTGTGGTTGTTTTTATAGGTGTCTTATTTGTTTTACGAGGTTTAGGGTTAGGAATTCCATATATTTCTCCTGCTCCAATGGTAGATTTAGTTACATCTAACAGTTCTTGTCATTAG
- a CDS encoding FixH family protein, which translates to MKFNWGTGIVIAIVAFMSFILYMVVTMSTSKSFSYDLVTEKYYEQELGFQDEINAEKNALELKERVFIQRTEEGLKIEFPAEFSPKEIKGKVFLYRPSNKQLDFEIPISISNTYLLVPEKRLLDGRWNINVFFKYNNKEYLIKKEIEY; encoded by the coding sequence ATGAAATTTAATTGGGGAACAGGTATTGTTATTGCAATTGTAGCTTTTATGAGTTTTATTTTATACATGGTAGTTACCATGAGTACAAGTAAATCGTTTAGTTATGATTTGGTTACAGAAAAATATTATGAACAAGAATTAGGTTTTCAAGATGAAATTAATGCCGAAAAAAATGCGCTAGAATTAAAAGAAAGAGTATTCATTCAAAGAACAGAAGAAGGTTTAAAAATAGAATTTCCTGCAGAGTTTTCTCCGAAGGAAATAAAAGGAAAAGTGTTCCTATATAGACCATCTAATAAACAATTAGATTTTGAAATACCTATTTCAATCTCTAATACATATTTGCTCGTGCCTGAGAAACGTTTATTAGATGGTCGTTGGAACATTAATGTATTTTTCAAATATAATAATAAAGAGTACTTAATAAAAAAAGAAATAGAATATTAA
- the ccoG gene encoding cytochrome c oxidase accessory protein CcoG: protein METPGNEQFRDSIGTIDESGNRSWVFPKKPSGIFYKYRTYVSYFLLVFLLSAPFIKINGNQFLLFNVIERKFNIFGFPFWPQDFYLLVISMIIGVVFIILFTVIFGRIFCGWICPQTIFLEMVFRKIEYLIDGDRGKQIRLDKQPWNAEKIKKRLLKWFIFFVISFIIANVFLAYLIGGDTLISYITGNPFDNVSTLISLTIFTCVFYFIFAWFREQVCIIACPYGRLQGVLLDNKTINVAYDYKRGEREEGRSKFKKNEDREAIGKGDCIDCKQCVVVCPTGIDIRNGTQLECVNCTACIDECDHIMESVGLPKGLIRYESEENIEKKKPFKLNARIKGYSAVLFILVGILIGMLFLRNDVEATILRLPGQLYQHKENNIISNVYTFKVINKTSKEIKDVSYKILSHKGEIKLVSNHNFIVPKQGLAEGTLFIEINSAALEKDKIKLEIGVFSGDKLIETTITNFLGPRSYK from the coding sequence ATGGAAACTCCCGGAAACGAACAATTTAGAGATAGTATTGGTACAATTGATGAATCTGGTAATCGTTCTTGGGTTTTTCCTAAAAAGCCTAGCGGTATATTTTATAAGTACAGAACGTATGTTAGTTACTTTTTATTAGTTTTTTTATTATCTGCTCCGTTTATAAAAATTAATGGAAATCAATTTTTACTATTTAATGTTATAGAACGTAAATTTAATATTTTCGGATTTCCGTTTTGGCCACAAGATTTTTACTTATTGGTAATTTCAATGATAATTGGTGTTGTTTTTATCATTTTATTTACAGTAATTTTCGGACGTATTTTCTGTGGATGGATTTGTCCGCAAACCATTTTTTTAGAAATGGTTTTTAGAAAAATTGAGTATTTGATTGATGGAGATAGGGGGAAACAAATTCGTTTAGATAAACAACCTTGGAATGCAGAAAAGATTAAAAAAAGACTCTTAAAGTGGTTTATTTTCTTTGTGATCTCTTTTATTATTGCAAACGTATTTTTAGCCTATTTAATAGGAGGCGATACACTTATAAGTTACATAACAGGTAATCCTTTTGATAATGTTAGTACCCTTATTTCATTAACAATTTTTACATGTGTTTTCTATTTTATTTTTGCTTGGTTTAGAGAGCAAGTATGTATTATTGCTTGTCCTTATGGTAGGTTACAAGGAGTTTTATTAGATAATAAAACGATAAATGTTGCTTATGATTATAAACGAGGAGAAAGAGAAGAGGGGAGATCTAAATTTAAGAAAAATGAAGATAGAGAAGCTATCGGAAAAGGAGATTGTATCGATTGTAAACAATGTGTAGTTGTTTGTCCAACCGGAATAGATATTAGAAATGGTACACAGTTAGAATGCGTAAACTGTACAGCTTGTATAGATGAATGCGATCACATCATGGAAAGTGTTGGCTTGCCAAAAGGTTTAATCAGATATGAAAGCGAAGAAAATATAGAGAAAAAGAAACCATTTAAACTAAACGCAAGAATTAAAGGGTATTCTGCGGTTTTATTTATTTTAGTAGGTATTTTAATTGGAATGTTGTTTTTAAGGAATGATGTGGAGGCTACTATTTTAAGATTACCAGGACAGTTGTATCAGCATAAAGAAAACAATATTATAAGTAATGTTTATACTTTTAAAGTAATTAATAAAACTTCTAAAGAGATTAAAGATGTTAGTTATAAAATTCTTTCTCATAAAGGTGAAATTAAATTAGTTTCTAATCATAATTTTATTGTTCCTAAACAAGGTTTGGCAGAAGGAACTTTGTTTATAGAAATAAATTCAGCTGCTTTAGAAAAAGATAAAATTAAATTAGAAATTGGTGTTTTTAGTGGAGATAAACTAATAGAAACAACAATAACCAACTTTTTAGGACCAAGAAGTTATAAATAA
- a CDS encoding cbb3-type cytochrome c oxidase N-terminal domain-containing protein, giving the protein MKKYFQSTVYVIFVIVTFLALAKSFMVYENPFSVYENPLVWIALIGFVFVVVLKEAVNVIAINKATELQNEKLGIVPEESDAWIKKLLKSWTRSKDIDSEEEIILDHNYDGIKELDNTLPPWWVYLFYASIVFAVVYMVRFEVLDGDDQIVEYEKAVAEAKVELRKYKSTATDLITAESVTLLTDAKDLGRGKAIFKLNCASCHIADGGGSIGPNLTDEFWILGGGIKNVFTTISNGGRDGKGMIAWNKTLKAEDIAKVSSYVLSLQGTTPANPKAAQGEKWVAAE; this is encoded by the coding sequence ATGAAAAAGTATTTTCAATCTACAGTATATGTAATCTTTGTAATTGTTACGTTTTTAGCGCTTGCAAAGTCGTTTATGGTGTACGAAAACCCATTTAGCGTGTATGAGAATCCATTAGTTTGGATTGCTCTAATTGGTTTTGTCTTTGTTGTTGTTTTAAAAGAAGCAGTAAATGTAATAGCCATTAATAAAGCAACTGAATTACAAAATGAAAAACTAGGTATTGTACCAGAAGAAAGTGATGCTTGGATTAAAAAGTTATTAAAATCTTGGACAAGATCTAAAGATATAGATAGTGAAGAGGAAATTATTTTAGACCATAATTATGATGGAATAAAAGAATTAGATAATACGTTGCCACCTTGGTGGGTGTATTTATTCTACGCTTCTATTGTTTTTGCAGTTGTGTATATGGTGAGGTTTGAGGTTTTAGATGGAGATGATCAAATTGTAGAGTATGAAAAAGCGGTTGCAGAAGCAAAGGTTGAACTTAGAAAATATAAATCTACAGCAACAGATTTAATTACCGCAGAAAGTGTTACTTTATTAACCGATGCTAAAGACTTAGGTAGAGGTAAAGCAATCTTTAAATTAAACTGTGCATCTTGTCATATAGCAGATGGTGGAGGTTCTATTGGACCTAACTTAACAGATGAATTCTGGATTTTAGGAGGAGGAATCAAAAATGTTTTTACAACTATTTCTAATGGAGGTAGAGATGGTAAAGGGATGATTGCTTGGAATAAAACCTTAAAAGCAGAAGATATTGCTAAAGTTAGTAGTTATGTGCTTTCCTTACAAGGAACTACGCCTGCTAACCCAAAAGCAGCTCAAGGAGAAAAATGGGTAGCAGCAGAGTAA
- a CDS encoding CcoQ/FixQ family Cbb3-type cytochrome c oxidase assembly chaperone, which produces MLKFVKNYMVTIAGVEIYPLISLIIFFTFFVVLFWWVFTAKKEYIKTVSNLPLEN; this is translated from the coding sequence ATGTTAAAATTTGTAAAAAATTATATGGTAACTATTGCTGGTGTAGAAATATACCCTTTAATATCATTAATCATATTCTTTACTTTTTTTGTGGTCTTATTTTGGTGGGTATTTACTGCGAAAAAAGAATATATAAAAACGGTAAGTAATTTGCCATTAGAAAATTAA
- the ccoS gene encoding cbb3-type cytochrome oxidase assembly protein CcoS encodes MSVIYLLLTISIIVAIVFFIAFIYSVKTGQYDDSYTPSVRMLFDDELVKEKQEKSTLD; translated from the coding sequence ATGAGCGTAATATACCTACTACTAACTATAAGTATTATAGTAGCAATTGTATTTTTTATAGCATTTATTTATTCAGTGAAAACTGGGCAGTATGATGATTCATATACGCCTTCAGTTCGTATGCTGTTTGATGATGAATTAGTAAAAGAGAAACAAGAAAAATCAACTTTAGACTAA
- the hemN gene encoding oxygen-independent coproporphyrinogen III oxidase translates to MTQSLVQKYNIPGPRYTSYPTVPYWDKAGIDKQDWIQSFKTSFKESNASEGISIYIHLPFCESLCTFCACHKHITKRHEVEEEYIETVLKEWKLYVALVDEIPVVKELHLGGGTPTFFSKENLKYLMDGIFEIAKKHPDSEFSFEGHPSNTTKEQLQTLFNEGFTRVSFGVQDYNEKVQKAIHRIQPFTEVEQVTKWSREIGYTSVSHDLIFGLPFQTKENVIYTINKTKELQPDRISFYSYAHVPWVKGVGQRGFNEDDLPKNDEKRELYEIGKELFAELGYVEIGMDHFALKTDTLYEATINKTLHRNFMGYTANKTQLMIGLGMSAISDSWYAFAQNVKTVKEYQKIVNEGEIPIFRGHLLSEEDRIIRKHILNIMCHFSTSWDEKPMSINNIEMHLDLLQEMEQDGLVIIDKKAKSLSIPEEARPYVRNICMAFDVHLLKNKPKTQLFSMTI, encoded by the coding sequence ATGACACAATCACTAGTACAAAAATACAATATTCCAGGACCAAGATACACCAGTTATCCAACCGTACCGTATTGGGACAAAGCAGGAATTGACAAACAAGATTGGATACAATCTTTTAAAACGTCTTTTAAAGAAAGTAATGCATCCGAAGGGATAAGTATATACATCCATTTGCCTTTTTGTGAGAGTTTGTGTACCTTTTGTGCATGCCATAAACACATTACTAAACGTCACGAAGTAGAAGAGGAATATATAGAAACGGTTTTAAAAGAATGGAAATTATATGTTGCTTTGGTAGATGAAATTCCGGTTGTTAAAGAATTGCATTTAGGTGGCGGAACACCTACATTTTTCTCTAAAGAAAACCTAAAATATTTAATGGATGGTATTTTTGAAATAGCCAAAAAACATCCTGACTCAGAGTTTAGTTTCGAAGGGCATCCAAGTAATACCACCAAAGAACAATTGCAAACCTTGTTTAATGAAGGGTTTACAAGAGTCAGTTTTGGTGTACAAGATTATAACGAAAAAGTACAAAAAGCAATTCATAGAATTCAACCTTTTACAGAAGTAGAACAGGTAACAAAATGGTCTAGAGAAATTGGGTACACATCTGTAAGTCACGATTTAATTTTCGGTTTACCATTTCAAACCAAAGAAAACGTCATTTATACCATCAATAAAACAAAAGAATTACAACCAGATAGAATTTCATTTTACAGTTATGCACACGTTCCTTGGGTAAAAGGAGTAGGGCAAAGAGGTTTTAATGAAGATGATTTACCTAAAAATGATGAGAAAAGAGAACTCTACGAAATAGGGAAAGAACTTTTTGCAGAATTAGGTTATGTAGAAATTGGTATGGATCATTTTGCGTTAAAAACAGATACTTTATATGAGGCAACCATCAACAAAACATTGCATAGAAATTTTATGGGTTATACCGCCAATAAAACGCAATTAATGATTGGTTTAGGGATGTCTGCAATTTCTGATTCTTGGTATGCATTTGCACAAAATGTAAAGACGGTAAAGGAATATCAGAAGATTGTAAATGAAGGCGAAATTCCAATTTTTAGGGGACACCTTTTATCCGAAGAAGATAGAATTATTAGAAAACATATTTTAAATATTATGTGTCATTTTTCCACTTCGTGGGATGAAAAACCAATGAGCATCAATAATATTGAAATGCATTTAGATTTGCTACAAGAAATGGAGCAAGATGGACTGGTTATAATTGATAAAAAAGCAAAATCATTATCAATTCCGGAAGAAGCAAGACCTTATGTACGTAACATTTGTATGGCTTTTGACGTGCATTTATTAAAGAACAAGCCCAAAACACAGTTGTTTTCGATGACAATTTAA
- the deoD gene encoding purine-nucleoside phosphorylase, which produces MSIHIEVKKGEIAETVLLPGDPMRAKWIADTFLKAPIQYNNVRGMLGFTGTYNGKIISVQGTGMGIPSTLIYATELITEYGVKNLIRVGSAGSYQKDVKIRDIVLAMSASTNSGLNTMRFNGANYAPTASFKLFQKAVEVAKEKNIVVKAGGILSSDEFYADEFDSYKKWADYGVLCVEMETSGLYTVAAKHNVNALSILTISDSLVTKEKTTAEEREHTFKEMIEIALELT; this is translated from the coding sequence ATGAGTATTCATATCGAAGTAAAAAAAGGAGAAATAGCAGAAACAGTATTGTTGCCTGGAGATCCTATGAGAGCAAAATGGATTGCAGATACTTTTTTAAAAGCCCCTATTCAATATAATAATGTTCGTGGAATGTTGGGATTTACGGGGACATATAATGGTAAAATAATATCTGTACAAGGCACCGGAATGGGCATTCCGTCTACCTTAATTTACGCAACAGAGTTAATTACAGAATACGGAGTTAAAAACTTAATTAGAGTGGGTTCTGCAGGTTCATATCAGAAAGATGTAAAAATTAGAGATATTGTTTTAGCAATGTCGGCATCTACAAATTCGGGTTTAAATACCATGCGTTTTAACGGAGCAAATTATGCGCCAACCGCTAGTTTTAAGTTGTTTCAAAAAGCAGTTGAAGTTGCAAAAGAAAAAAATATAGTGGTAAAAGCTGGCGGAATTTTAAGTTCTGATGAGTTTTATGCGGATGAGTTTGATAGCTATAAAAAATGGGCAGATTATGGTGTTTTATGTGTAGAAATGGAAACCTCTGGTTTGTACACAGTAGCAGCAAAACATAATGTAAATGCGTTGTCTATTTTAACAATATCCGATAGTTTGGTTACCAAAGAAAAGACAACTGCAGAAGAAAGAGAACATACTTTTAAAGAGATGATAGAAATTGCTTTAGAGCTTACTTAA